The stretch of DNA CTGAGCGCATGCCCAGTGACTCTGATCGGCGCATCTACAGCCGCTCCTCTGAGGGAAGTGGCAGCTGTAGCTCTATATCATCTCCACGTTATGAGAAGTCTGACAAGATGAGGCCAGACCGCTATAGCAAGAGTGAAAAGCCTGAGAAAGATCGACCGCTATTTGAAGTGGAACGCGGCAGTGTGGGTGAGAAGGACAAACGAGCTTGCCGCAAGGAAAAGACTGACAAGGAGAAAGTGAAGTTAAGGAAAGTGAAGGTGCCATCTCCCAGCATCCCCTCCTCTGAAACAGATCCTGACTTAGACCGAGAGGCCAGCCCAGATGCAGTTACGCGATGCAAAGGTGGCAAGCTTTTAGCTAAGGACAAGGACAGCTCAAGCAAGGCCCGTCTTGATTTACTTCCTTGTGTCGTGCAGCTTACACGTGTcaaggagaaagaggggaaacTCATGGATCAATCTGGGTCAGAAAAGCAGAGGCAGAAAGGTGAAAATGACACTGTCCGTTCTCCAACTCTGCCCCCGCCTGCCTCAGCTGATCCAAAGGCTGTGCTCTCCCGGCTGGAGCTCCCAAAAGGAGAACCCCTAAAGCAGGGGAAAGTTGCCAAGGAAAAGGGTGTATCAAGCCAAGTGGAGGTTGTGGACAAGGAAGGCAAGGCAAAACCAAAGAAGCACCTAAAATCGGAACCTGGAAATGATAACTCTTCTGCGGATATTGACAAGCTGGCTGCACGAAAGCGGCGCTTTGGAGAATCTAGTGGGAAGTCTGATCGGCCTAAGAGGACCagccaagaggaagaggaggggaggtTTGGCCTTAAGAAACTGCCAGATATTGCAGCCACTAATGCATTGGCTAAAGAAAATGAAGGGGACAGGAAAGTAGTGCGGAAAGACGCACATAAAGGACGGCACCAAAAGCCTAAAACAGAAAGGCTGGTTACTGTCTGCAGTCCCAAAGAAAGCCAGCTCAGTATGGACCTTAAGGCACGACTAGGAGAACCAACAGAGGTGGCCACAGACCTCCCAGACATTTCTTGTACAATAGCAAAGTCCCAATGTGATCCTAGTACTGAGCTGATGTTCTTTGAAGATGGGATCCTAGACCGGGATGACGCAAAACAGCCAGAGCAGCAAAGCTATGAGGACCTCTCTGAACCAGGCTTAGTAGAAGAGGAAAGCACAGGGGTGGGGCAAGAGCACCCATCCCTGGATATTGACCACTCTCAGAGCTATCGTAAACAGATGGAGCAGAACCGGAAGCTCCGGCAGCAGCTGCAGTCTGACAAACCAGACAAACCTGGCAGCCCTAGAGGTACTGATACAGAGGACTTTGAGCACCGGAGCCTGGTACATGAAGTGGGCAAGCCTCCCCAGGATGTTACAGATGACTCCCCACCTATCAAACGCAAGAAGCTAGAGACCTTTGACTGCGATCTGACCACCAAGCCGGAACGTAACTACCGAAGTTCCCGGCAATTGAGTGAGAATTCTGAGCTTAATATTGCTTCCCCACTTGGGCTGAGGCACTTTTCCTACCATGAGGAGGAGGGTGCTACTAAGGAAATTAAAGAATCACCAAAGATTGAGGAAAAAGTCTACCCACACTTGGAACTCTTGAAGTACAGTTTAGACTCAGTCAGCAGGGCTCGGGTCACACACCAGGAGCTGGCAAAACTGAAAGCTGCATCATTGGGTTGTGAGGATGAATTGCAACAGCGCTGGCAAAGCCGAGCAAAGCAGGACCCACGGTTGCACGACATGAGCTTCCCTAGCAATGTCATAAAACGTGATGGCCTCCGCCAGCGTCTCTTGAATGATTTGGAGCCTGGAGAGGTGCAGTCTGACTCTGAAGAAGATGGAGAGAGCAAGAATCACTCCCCAAAGCCCTCCACTTCCCTCACCTACTTTCTCAGGGACCGGAGGTTTTCAGATCTCAAACTGTCTACTTCCCTGGAAAGGAATAAGTTTTACTCATTTGCTCAAGAACAGACTATAACACCAGATACAAAGGCCTTGCTGGAGAGAGCCAAGTCACTATCCTCCTCCCGTGAAGACAACTGGCCCATCCTGAACAGAGACTCACACTTTGCCAGCTTCCGCAGCACCAAGGATAAGGAGAAAGTGGAGGCTACACCACGGCCAATTCCCCCCTGGTAcatgaaaaagaagaagatacgTACTGACTCAGAGGGCAAGTTGGAGGATAAGAAAGAAGAGCCAAAACAAGAAGAACATGAGCGACAGGAGCTATTTGCCTCCCGCTTTCTTCACAGCTCTATCTTTGAACAGGACTCAAGGCGCCTGCAGCACCTAGAACGAAAGGATGAGGACATTGAGTTGGGCTTTGGCCAGCAGTCTGGCAAGCTAGGAACAATGGAAGGACAGCCTGGTCTAGATGCTGGTGACCTACAGCAGGAACCAGTGGTACTCTTCCACAGCCGTTTCCTGGAGGTGATAGGACAGCAACAACAGAAGGAGAGGGAACAACGGTTGCGGGAGTCAGAGAAAGCAAGCAGTGTGTATGGGAATGTTGCAGAGAAGCATCATGATGGAGAACAGCCGCCACAGCAGCAATTGTCTGGCAATCCTATTGCCGTACTTGAGCCTATCTTGAAACCAGCCAGCCCTATTCCTGTTGTTCCAGATGTAATTTCTCCCCCAGTGCCTGTAGAGGTTTCTCCTCCACAGGGAAAGTATGCTGCCCAGACAGTGTCCCCAGATCACTCAGACTTGCCAATGAAGGAAGACCATTTAGAGGCTGGGAAGGTCTCCCCATCACCATCTTTGCCTCAGGTGGAGGACAAGCCTCTTGCCTCTATCTGCATTACCCTACTTGAGCccacagctacagaaattaaaatggaacTAAAGGAGGAGGTGGCTGAAGTCAAGATGCTAGCTGAAAATGCTTTGAGTATTGAGCACTCCGATTTTGATGTGAAGCCTCCCACTCCTGGAGCCTCATTGACTAGTTCAGAACCTGAACCTGTGCTTGAACCTGACCCAGAGCCCCTTGAGTTTCATTCTTCCGTCTCTCCTAAGGCCGAGGATTCAATTGCAATTGTTAAGGAAGTGGAGGCCATGACGGTAAAGGAAGAGGAAGTCCCACTAGCAAAATTAAAACCCCAGGATGTTGAGGGAACACAGCAACCTGATTTCCCCCCTGGGGGAACCTGTGATGATATAGTGGCGGTGCCAGTGATACCATCTAGGAAGCTCAAGAGCAAGAGAACAAAGCTGCCTCCTCCAGCACCACTGTCTGATGTCCAAACAGCCAGTTCAGAAAAGCAGGCCACACGTAAGAGTGAGCGCATTGACCGAGAGAAGTCGAAGAGGGTGTCATCTCCTCGAGGAGACTCAAAGACTGTCTCGGATTCTAAGGCAACAACTAAATCGCCCATCCATGCCTCTGAATCCGAGCAAAGCTCGGAACAGAGCTTGCCCCTCAGCAGGACACGTCGCCGGAATGTCCGATCAGTGTATGCCACCCCAGTGGAGGACGAGACCCCTCAACCTAGCAAGGATGTGGTGGAGTCACCCCGTTCTACACGAAAGCGTGGTGGGGACAAAGAGTCAACACAGCAGCAGCCCTCTCAGCAGGATGGCTTAGCTGCCCCCACCACTACACGGAGGGGACGACCCCCTAAGACTCGTACTCGACGAGGAGAGGATGCGTCTCCTGCGAAGGGGGATCCTGCAAAACCAGTAGAAGCAGAGGAGATGGACAGCAAAGATGCAGGTAGTTGTGGAGAAGTAGTCAAGGTGGTAGAAGGCTGGCGTTCACCTCGCACGCAGAAAGTACAGTCAAGTCAAGGGTCACCACCTGCTGCTCAGAATAAGAAAGGTGGTAAAGCAGAGAAAGCATTTGAGAGTATGATGCCATTGCAAGATCAGGAGATGGAGCATGAGGGGGGCGATGCCACTGCAACCCAGGATCCAACCATTAAGCCTAAAGACGACCCCCTGGAGGAAGATGAGAAGCCAAAAGAGGATGATGCTAAGCAGCTTGGCAATTTGACATGTCAGAGGGAACCTGAGAAACATGAGGAAACAATGGATTTGGCAGAGGGAAAAGTCAGTGAAGACAGAATTGGTGAGAAAGTGACCGAAGTGGTAGAGCCTCCATTGGAGAAGAGCGGGAAAGCAAAGGCACCAAGGTTGACACGCAACACCAAGCCTGCTGAAGAAGTCAAACCTCATACCTTCTGTGCAGATGAAGTGAAGGGTGCACTACACTCTGGTGAAGAAGAGTGTGAGCCTCATGAGCCAGCTTTGAAGAAGACAAAGTCACCAAGCTCATCAATCAAAGATGAGTCATCTCccagttttgaaaaagaggtAACTGAGCTCAGCCCTGATGTCAAGGAAGAACTGTCTGACACTGAGCCTCCTGCAGACCCAGCAGCCACTCTGCTGGCCCAGCAGATGGAGCTGGAGCAGGCTGTGAAGAACATTGCGAAAATGACTGAGAATCCCACCCTCCCACCTTACAAAGAAGCCCCCGTCGAGCCCCCTGTATTGCCTCCAGTTGTAGAGGAACCACAGTGTGAAATTGAGGAAGAAAAGCCAGCAAATCCTGCAAGTGAGACAGAATTAGCTGCTGCGATCGACTCTATCACAGCTGAAGATATTTCTGCTGATGCTGATAGCTTTGCTGCCTCCTCAACCTACACTTCCATTATTCCCCCTGCTGAGCCTGTGGTCCTGCCTTCTACCAGCGAGGTGATGGAGCCAGAGACTCACCTGGCTATCCGCAACATCATGGATGTTGACACAGAGGTGCAGCCCCTAAGTCCTGATTCCAAGACTGCAGAACCAGCTCCTAACAGCTCATCTTTGAGCCAAGAGGTGTCTCCACCACCAGATACTCCTAAAAAAGGAAGTAAAGTTAAACCAAAAGCTCAAAAGAAGTTGAGGACACGGAAGACAAGTGCCAGCAGGAAGGGGGAGACCTCTGAAGAGAGTGCGTCTGAACCTGAGCCTACCCCTGTAAAAATGCCGGAGTCTATTCCTGAAGAGATACCAGTTCTAAAGCGCAATGTAGCTGGCTCTTTATCCGCCTCATCTGCTGTTGCTTCTACTGCTTCCTGCAAGCAAGAAGTGGGGCAGGTGATCGTGGGATCTCTGGACACCCCTAAGGAAGCAGAGCAACCTCCTGTGGAGCAGCCTGAATCTCAAGAATCTGCCTTCCGTTTGGGAAACAAGAGCCCCTCTCCCCTTAGACTACAACAGCCACTCTCTGAACTAGCAGCCCCTCCTGTCCCATTATCCCCTGCTCGGCTGAGTACCATAGGATCATTTTCTGGCAAATCGGCCTCTCCAACTGATTGGGTTAATAGGTCAAAGGACAGTGGGACCCTCGCTTACCCTGTGTCACAAGCAAGCATGCCTTCACCTCCTATGGTGGCAGAAGCAGCCACTGCAGTGACGGCTCCTTCAGGAAACCCCCCCTTGCCCCCTGACACCAAAGCCTCTGATGTTGATCCCAATTCTAGCACCTTGCGCAAGATCCTCATGGAGCCTCAATATGTATCTGCCTCAGGCATTAGCTCAGTGTCCAGCACACTGCTCACTACCTCCCTCGGTGACCCACGTATGTCAGACAACAAGACTCAGTCTGACACAGTGATTGCCAGGCCCTCTCCTCCAGAAGGCAGATCATTACCTGCAGCTCCTCAACCAGTTGTCCAGCAGCCACCGCTCCCTTCTCCTCCTGAGATGCTACAAACCTTTGGTGAGAAGATGGTGAACTCTGTCATTGCCTCCACTGCTACTTCTGTTATCAGCCGCATCCCTGCACCCTTTGACTCAGAAGAGACACCCCGCATCTCTTTGAGCAACCGCAATACAGGCATGCAGCTGCCAAAGCAGAAGTTCCGACCCAGTGGCAATGAGACCAATCGCTATCATGGGCTAGCTATAGGCGAGGAGGGGGCTGGTGTGGTGCATCCTGGGGTAGAGAGCACAGCTTATAGCACTGGCTCCAGCCCAGGTCTCAGAGTTAATACGTCTGAGGGTCCGGTAGTACTGAGTTGCTCGGGGCAGAAGACCGAGGGGCCCCAGCGAATAAGAGCCAAAATTGGCCAGATCCCTCCAGCTAGTGCAGGTGACATAGAGTTCCAGCAGTCTGTGTCAAAATCCCAAGTTAAGCAGGAGCCACTGACCCCTTCCCAGCCACATACCCCCAAAGGCTCCCAACCTCCTACAGGATATAGGCACCCTGGGGGAGTCCTTAGTCAGGCCTATAACACACAGCCTGTCATTTCCTCCATCAAGCAGGAGAGCCCAGGTTCAGATAAAACAGACCTACAGTACCACCCTGGACCTCAAGGGAAAATGAACCAGCTGAGTGGTAGCAGTCCACAGGTCCTAGTCTACGGTCAGGCAATGATGCAACAGCATGGAAAGAAAGCAATCGCAACTGAGTCCTTACCATTGAAAGGTGATGGGAATAAACCATCCCAGCCCTCTAACCTGAGTCCTGGTTTGAGTCCTCACCACCCTTCCCTGGCAGGAAATTATGCCTGTTCCAGCCCCGGTGCCTCAATTGACAGATCTCTCCCTCACCCAAGTGGCATAAAGCAAGAGCCACACTCCCCTCGGACATCAAGCCACTCGCCTTCTCCATTTACCAAAACATGCCCTCCTAGCACCTCTGCTTCCCCTCTTGGGACATCTGTGGTCCTGGGCCCTGGTAAGCCTTCTATGTCCCAATATGCCTCCGGTGTGCATCACCAGGAGCAGTCAGTCATTATGCCTCCTCACAGTGTCACCCAGACTGTTGCTAAGGGGCACCTCTCTCAAGGCGAGGTGCGGATGAACACCTCTCCACTCTCTACAATGGGTTATGGGATTCGTTCTGAGTCACTGGCCTCCCATCGCCCTAGCCCTCAGCAGCGTTCCAGTACACCCCAGCCAGCTGGCATGCGGGACATAGTCCTGCCATCACACCCTGGTTCTGCTGGATCAGGTGGAAGCGCTATTTCCGGGGATGATGAAGGCAGACATTTTCACCAGCCCCTGTGCAGGCCTTCTGTACCAGAGGTAATGGTGATGCAACCAGACTACCGTGCACTACATCACACTGGTTTGCGGATGGACCAATATGGTCTCCCACCCAGGATCCTTATGCACCACCAGCTGGGTGAGCACCCAACTCCTGAGTCCCGACAGACTCGTACCCCGGAGGCTGCCCCTTTGTCGTCGTCCTCTAGTAGCATCCCTTCATCATCCTCCTCCAAAACCCCACCAGTGGGGAAAGGTGTGCTGGGGAGAGACACCCCGAAAGCACTGGAAACTAAGATGCCATCCTCTCCTCATGGTGAGAGCAGGATAATGGGTGTTCACCCTTCAGTGCCTGTCATGGTGTCTCCTCAAGGGGTTCAGATGATGCAAACAGGGGCAGCAGGTTCCTTCTCTGAATACTCATCAGTGTACCGTGACATGCGGGGCTTCCACCACCAGTTTCCAGGCCACTCCCCATTAGGAATGAACTTGGCTACTCGTAGCATCACTCCCTCACAGGTGATTTCAAAAAGGGTATTTTATAAGCTTAAATTCAGTAATTTGTCTGTATAATGTTTGCTGTGGATGTTTTTAGTATTGGGACTTGTAGTCTTACTTGCACTGCACTGTAATTTTCTGATGTATGGTGTTCAAATGCACCTTAGTctagctgctgtttttttttcttcttttgttacTGCATTGTTTTAAGTTGTATATCCatggcttctctctctctctctctctctctccctctctctctctctctctctctctctctctctctctctctccctctctccctttctctcctttcctttaTTTTGACCAATTATTGCCTGTCCTAGGGTCTTCAGGATGGAGATCATGGACACCGGAGCAAAACACCCTTGTCTTCAGGGGCTGCAGCAGAACGAGGTGAAGCCAAACCACCAGAAGGCATGACTTCTTGTCAGCCCAGTTCGGTGGACCTGCCACACTTACCCCAGCTGGTGAAGGAGACAAGCTCACCCTCTTACGCGTCTCCCCCAAACATGTCCCATAAGCTTGAGCTCGGCACTTCATTGGCAGGACAGAAGGTTTCACCCGCATTCCTGTCCAGTTCGCTTCCCTCCTCCTCAGGGCCGTCCCCAGCCCGGATCGATGGCAAAGCGGAGCACGCTGGACATCGGCCAGTTGACATGGTGCAGCTTCTAATGGTAAGAAAGTGAATGAGGGAAGGAAACTGGGTGAGGCAAAGAATGAGTGCAGAGAGGGTCAGAGCAGAGTGGAGAAACCAGACAGGATACACACAGGAGGAGGAAGGCTTGTGAAAACCTATCAGTGTTCTTCATTTTACTGGCCTGTACTCTGTGTAATTGGTTCCTCCATGTTCTTTTCAAGCAGAAGTATCCCATTGTATGGCAAGGCCATCTGGCGCTGAAGAACGACACTGCGGCTGTCCAGCTGCATTTTGTCTGTGGCAACAATGTCTTAGCACATCGGTCACTGCCGCCGCCCGAGGGAGGCGCCTTGCTCCGCGTTGCACAGAGAATGAGGCTGGAGGGGTCGCAGTTGGAGGGCGTGGCACGCAGGATGACCGTGAGTAGCCAGTCCCAATCTCCTTTCCTCTGATTTGTTTTTATCAGATCAGTC from Conger conger chromosome 14, fConCon1.1, whole genome shotgun sequence encodes:
- the LOC133109663 gene encoding msx2-interacting protein-like isoform X1; the encoded protein is MVRETRHLWVGNLPENVREEKIVEHFKRYGRVESVKILPKRGSEGGVAAFVDFVDIKSAQKAHNSINKMGDRDLRTDYNEPGTIPSAARGLDDSLSLGTRARDVSGFTRGPGGPVYVPPTSLHSREGRYERRLDGASDGRERAYDHSAYGHHERGGSFDRQRHYDTDYYRDPRDRALVGAGVGSGPAGGGGIGGPGGVSGGAGAGVGAAAGVVSGAGGSGGPSSVGVGYYGSRSRSPSRFETPERRYEARAREREPFTLASVVHRDLYREDRGRRADRTYHHSRSRSPHSSQSRNPSPQRLPSQSSRAPRSPSGSGSRSRSSSSDSVSSTSSSSSGSSDSSSSSSDDSPARSVQSAAVPAPPSLPPPVLDKDEPRKSFGIKVQNLPVRSTDTSLKDGLFHEFKKYGKVTSVQIHGASEERYGLVFFRQQEDQEKALGASKGKLFFGMQIEVTAWNGPETESENEFRPLDERIDEFHPKATRTLFIGNLEKTTSYHDLLNIFQRFGEIVDIDIKKVNGAPQYAFLQYCDIASVCKAIKKMDGEYLGNNRLKLGFGKSMPTTCVWLDGLASNITEQYLTRHFCRYGHVLKVVFDRLKGMALILYNNIEYAQAAVKETKGWKIGGNKIKVDFANQESQVAFYRSMQASGQDIGRDFYEIPPERRDERRPPYHEYSADRAYYENMRAQGNYVEDPRREYVARSREFYPEWDPYQGDYYDPRYFDDPHEYRDYRDPYEQDIRKYSYLQRERERERERFETDRERDHGRRTIERSQSPSHPRHPATPTASPSPSERMPSDSDRRIYSRSSEGSGSCSSISSPRYEKSDKMRPDRYSKSEKPEKDRPLFEVERGSVGEKDKRACRKEKTDKEKVKLRKVKVPSPSIPSSETDPDLDREASPDAVTRCKGGKLLAKDKDSSSKARLDLLPCVVQLTRVKEKEGKLMDQSGSEKQRQKGENDTVRSPTLPPPASADPKAVLSRLELPKGEPLKQGKVAKEKGVSSQVEVVDKEGKAKPKKHLKSEPGNDNSSADIDKLAARKRRFGESSGKSDRPKRTSQEEEEGRFGLKKLPDIAATNALAKENEGDRKVVRKDAHKGRHQKPKTERLVTVCSPKESQLSMDLKARLGEPTEVATDLPDISCTIAKSQCDPSTELMFFEDGILDRDDAKQPEQQSYEDLSEPGLVEEESTGVGQEHPSLDIDHSQSYRKQMEQNRKLRQQLQSDKPDKPGSPRGTDTEDFEHRSLVHEVGKPPQDVTDDSPPIKRKKLETFDCDLTTKPERNYRSSRQLSENSELNIASPLGLRHFSYHEEEGATKEIKESPKIEEKVYPHLELLKYSLDSVSRARVTHQELAKLKAASLGCEDELQQRWQSRAKQDPRLHDMSFPSNVIKRDGLRQRLLNDLEPGEVQSDSEEDGESKNHSPKPSTSLTYFLRDRRFSDLKLSTSLERNKFYSFAQEQTITPDTKALLERAKSLSSSREDNWPILNRDSHFASFRSTKDKEKVEATPRPIPPWYMKKKKIRTDSEGKLEDKKEEPKQEEHERQELFASRFLHSSIFEQDSRRLQHLERKDEDIELGFGQQSGKLGTMEGQPGLDAGDLQQEPVVLFHSRFLEVIGQQQQKEREQRLRESEKASSVYGNVAEKHHDGEQPPQQQLSGNPIAVLEPILKPASPIPVVPDVISPPVPVEVSPPQGKYAAQTVSPDHSDLPMKEDHLEAGKVSPSPSLPQVEDKPLASICITLLEPTATEIKMELKEEVAEVKMLAENALSIEHSDFDVKPPTPGASLTSSEPEPVLEPDPEPLEFHSSVSPKAEDSIAIVKEVEAMTVKEEEVPLAKLKPQDVEGTQQPDFPPGGTCDDIVAVPVIPSRKLKSKRTKLPPPAPLSDVQTASSEKQATRKSERIDREKSKRVSSPRGDSKTVSDSKATTKSPIHASESEQSSEQSLPLSRTRRRNVRSVYATPVEDETPQPSKDVVESPRSTRKRGGDKESTQQQPSQQDGLAAPTTTRRGRPPKTRTRRGEDASPAKGDPAKPVEAEEMDSKDAGSCGEVVKVVEGWRSPRTQKVQSSQGSPPAAQNKKGGKAEKAFESMMPLQDQEMEHEGGDATATQDPTIKPKDDPLEEDEKPKEDDAKQLGNLTCQREPEKHEETMDLAEGKVSEDRIGEKVTEVVEPPLEKSGKAKAPRLTRNTKPAEEVKPHTFCADEVKGALHSGEEECEPHEPALKKTKSPSSSIKDESSPSFEKEVTELSPDVKEELSDTEPPADPAATLLAQQMELEQAVKNIAKMTENPTLPPYKEAPVEPPVLPPVVEEPQCEIEEEKPANPASETELAAAIDSITAEDISADADSFAASSTYTSIIPPAEPVVLPSTSEVMEPETHLAIRNIMDVDTEVQPLSPDSKTAEPAPNSSSLSQEVSPPPDTPKKGSKVKPKAQKKLRTRKTSASRKGETSEESASEPEPTPVKMPESIPEEIPVLKRNVAGSLSASSAVASTASCKQEVGQVIVGSLDTPKEAEQPPVEQPESQESAFRLGNKSPSPLRLQQPLSELAAPPVPLSPARLSTIGSFSGKSASPTDWVNRSKDSGTLAYPVSQASMPSPPMVAEAATAVTAPSGNPPLPPDTKASDVDPNSSTLRKILMEPQYVSASGISSVSSTLLTTSLGDPRMSDNKTQSDTVIARPSPPEGRSLPAAPQPVVQQPPLPSPPEMLQTFGEKMVNSVIASTATSVISRIPAPFDSEETPRISLSNRNTGMQLPKQKFRPSGNETNRYHGLAIGEEGAGVVHPGVESTAYSTGSSPGLRVNTSEGPVVLSCSGQKTEGPQRIRAKIGQIPPASAGDIEFQQSVSKSQVKQEPLTPSQPHTPKGSQPPTGYRHPGGVLSQAYNTQPVISSIKQESPGSDKTDLQYHPGPQGKMNQLSGSSPQVLVYGQAMMQQHGKKAIATESLPLKGDGNKPSQPSNLSPGLSPHHPSLAGNYACSSPGASIDRSLPHPSGIKQEPHSPRTSSHSPSPFTKTCPPSTSASPLGTSVVLGPGKPSMSQYASGVHHQEQSVIMPPHSVTQTVAKGHLSQGEVRMNTSPLSTMGYGIRSESLASHRPSPQQRSSTPQPAGMRDIVLPSHPGSAGSGGSAISGDDEGRHFHQPLCRPSVPEVMVMQPDYRALHHTGLRMDQYGLPPRILMHHQLGEHPTPESRQTRTPEAAPLSSSSSSIPSSSSSKTPPVGKGVLGRDTPKALETKMPSSPHGESRIMGVHPSVPVMVSPQGVQMMQTGAAGSFSEYSSVYRDMRGFHHQFPGHSPLGMNLATRSITPSQGLQDGDHGHRSKTPLSSGAAAERGEAKPPEGMTSCQPSSVDLPHLPQLVKETSSPSYASPPNMSHKLELGTSLAGQKVSPAFLSSSLPSSSGPSPARIDGKAEHAGHRPVDMVQLLMQKYPIVWQGHLALKNDTAAVQLHFVCGNNVLAHRSLPPPEGGALLRVAQRMRLEGSQLEGVARRMTVDSDYCLLLALPCGRDQEDVLNQTHALKGGFITYLQAKLAAGIINVPNPGSNQPAYVLHIFPPCEFSESHLSRLAPDLLNSISSISPHLMIVIASV